The following are from one region of the Arcobacter defluvii genome:
- the ribB gene encoding 3,4-dihydroxy-2-butanone-4-phosphate synthase — protein sequence MNQQKNIENAIKALQNGTGIIITDDKNRENEADIIFHANTITEKQMALLIRECSGIVCLCLTPQKVKELNLPMMVETNHSKFQTPFTISIEAKEGISTGVSAKDRVTTIKSALKKDGINHIISPGHIFPLCAKNGGVLERNGHTEASIDIIKIANLEPNAVLCEITNEDGSMAKGEQIINFAKKHSMPIISIEEIIEYRLKKEIL from the coding sequence ATGAATCAACAAAAAAATATTGAAAATGCTATAAAAGCACTTCAAAATGGAACTGGTATTATCATCACTGATGATAAAAATAGAGAAAACGAAGCTGATATTATCTTTCATGCAAATACGATTACTGAAAAACAAATGGCACTACTAATAAGAGAATGTAGTGGTATCGTATGCTTATGTTTGACACCTCAAAAGGTAAAAGAATTAAATCTTCCTATGATGGTTGAAACAAATCATTCTAAATTTCAAACACCTTTTACAATTTCAATAGAAGCAAAAGAAGGTATATCTACTGGTGTTAGTGCAAAAGACAGAGTTACAACTATAAAATCAGCTCTAAAAAAAGATGGGATAAATCATATAATCTCTCCTGGACATATATTTCCATTGTGTGCAAAAAATGGTGGTGTTTTAGAAAGAAATGGACATACTGAAGCAAGTATTGATATAATTAAAATTGCAAATTTAGAACCAAATGCTGTTTTATGTGAGATAACAAATGAAGATGGTTCTATGGCAAAAGGTGAACAAATTATAAATTTTGCAAAAAAACACTCTATGCCAATTATTAGTATTGAAGAAATTATTGAATATAGATTAAAAAAGGAAATTCTATGA